GAAGATCTGGAAGCAAACGAATTTGCAGGAAAGCTTCTTATACCCGAAAAAACTTTATTACATTGCAACTTTGTTTCAATACCTGCAGTAGCAGAATTCTTCAATGTATCAAACACTGCTCTCTGGATAAGGCTCAACAATCTGCAAAGGCTTGATTTACTTGAGTCCAAAATAACTCGGGTATGTAGCAAATATGGAAACACTCAATTTCACGGGGCCGCAAGATATTGCCGTATTTGTGGTAATCATCTTAAAAACAATATGAACGGCGTTGAAAGAAAAACATATTATGAAACCGTATCCTTTGACAACTGCTTCGAACAAGCTGAATGTCCATACTGCGGTCAAAAACATTTTTACTGGCCGGAGGGCATTTGCCCGAGTTGCGACAGGAGGCTTTATAACTACTGCCACAAAGGGCTATATCTTGACATAGGCGGTTGCTCCCATACCAACCCGGATTATGCAAGGTTTTGCGAAATATGCGGGAGTGAGACTTATTTTAGTAGCATGGGGTTTTTAAGACCTTGGAATGATGCCCATAATATTATTCCTGAAAGTGTAGTTGCTGAAGAAAAACTGGGATATATGTATTGATTATGAAGCCTAAATTTCCAATGAGTTTAAATTGATGTTTTAATGTCACAACATATATTTCCCGTTCGTCTCACCCCGGAAGGATGACTGCTGCCATCGTCTCAAGGCGTTTATTATGTCGCTTATTTAATCCTCATTATCCTTTGCCACCGGTATGTAAACCATCTTCAAAGGAATCATTTTTCTATATTTCGCACTTAAGTCTTCGTAGTATTTCAGAATCAAGTCTACGAGCTCTGTTCCGTTTATGCCACGAATAATTGGTGTGCTTTTCAGATAATTTTGAGCATTATTAGTATAATTAGACAGAGTAACAAATAATCCATAATCGCCTTCTCGCATTGCGCCTTTGAGTGACTGGATTATAGTTTCCTTAATATCACCATCCTGGCTCTTAACCTGCACTAATATCCTTGGTGGCAGTTCATCCTTATAGGCTGTAATATCAATACCACTATCACCACCCTGCGCTGAAACGATTGTGCGATAACCCATAGCTTTTAGAAGGTCCGCTACAAATCCTTCAAGTTCATAACCTTTTAACTGCTTACTAAGTTCCTTTAATATAAAATCCTTGGTGGTTTCCACGATTTCTTCAGCAGTTACTCCGACACTCTCATCGTCTTCACCATCAATTGTTAATGTGGTCTTTTTAAACCCTTTATCCAAGGCTGCTAAGTACTCATCTGCATAGTTTTTAACAGCAAAGAAAGACATCGCAGATCCTACTTCATAAAGAGCTCCTTGTGAAAATGCTGTTCTCGGAAGATGTTTCAGCCATTTTACTTTATGCTGATGGACATATTCAGTTGCTGTAGCATCATATATATAGTCGCTCTCAACTGTGCCTATGTTAATCTGCCGGTCGATTTTAGAAGGAAATACCACAAAATCACCAATCTGAACCTCATAGGCAAATCGAAAAAGCATACCGGCACCATTGGCTACACTGCCTTTCTTGGCATCTGGATACACATTAATATACTGTGTTTTAAATGCATCCCTGTTTGCTTCTAACTTGCTAAGGTCGCCTATTTTTCCCCAGCCAATAGCGATGACATCTTTCTGCAAAAAAAGATTATCATCTTTGGTATGAATTCCCCATACTCTTTTTTCTTCGCTGTTTTCCATATCA
This region of Clostridium sp. BNL1100 genomic DNA includes:
- a CDS encoding ImmA/IrrE family metallo-endopeptidase; translation: MTLPLCHIVIYIFANLIKRFSTYVEEENLYQIIINKDKIRYPFQDSRDRRLNFTIAHELGHILLDHLSIPDILKINEERELEDLEANEFAGKLLIPEKTLLHCNFVSIPAVAEFFNVSNTALWIRLNNLQRLDLLESKITRVCSKYGNTQFHGAARYCRICGNHLKNNMNGVERKTYYETVSFDNCFEQAECPYCGQKHFYWPEGICPSCDRRLYNYCHKGLYLDIGGCSHTNPDYARFCEICGSETYFSSMGFLRPWNDAHNIIPESVVAEEKLGYMY
- a CDS encoding restriction endonuclease; the encoded protein is MENSEEKRVWGIHTKDDNLFLQKDVIAIGWGKIGDLSKLEANRDAFKTQYINVYPDAKKGSVANGAGMLFRFAYEVQIGDFVVFPSKIDRQINIGTVESDYIYDATATEYVHQHKVKWLKHLPRTAFSQGALYEVGSAMSFFAVKNYADEYLAALDKGFKKTTLTIDGEDDESVGVTAEEIVETTKDFILKELSKQLKGYELEGFVADLLKAMGYRTIVSAQGGDSGIDITAYKDELPPRILVQVKSQDGDIKETIIQSLKGAMREGDYGLFVTLSNYTNNAQNYLKSTPIIRGINGTELVDLILKYYEDLSAKYRKMIPLKMVYIPVAKDNED